A single window of Dermochelys coriacea isolate rDerCor1 chromosome 2, rDerCor1.pri.v4, whole genome shotgun sequence DNA harbors:
- the LOC119852244 gene encoding LOW QUALITY PROTEIN: heat shock protein 30C-like (The sequence of the model RefSeq protein was modified relative to this genomic sequence to represent the inferred CDS: inserted 2 bases in 2 codons) — translation MLPLRAWLRSSAPGSSLXGAGPHSRLEQLVRDTQRHLEEMERMRHSLLPASPLLRGGGQGRAAPRRSRRALAEGAGEEPGSQAPGKEKYQVSMDVSSFSPAELMVRRAGRKLTVTGXAGACSHEYREIRRETLLPEAVNVQALLCSLSQDGQLCIAAPHLALPAAEGRALPISVCQGVKAGEGSLATEGKEPGSGETERARGPAPEIPETNNEVS, via the exons atGCTGCCGCTCCGAGCGTGGCTTCGCAGCAGCGCCCCCGGCTCCAGCC CCGGGGCGGGTCCCCACAGCCGCTTGGAGCAGCTGGTGCGGGACACGCAGAGGCACCTGGAGGAGATGGAGCGAATGAGACACTCCCTCCTTCCGGCGTCTCCCCTTCTCCGCGGGGGCGGCCAGGGGAGGGCGGCGCCAAGGCGGAGCCGCCGGGCCCTGGCCgagggtgctggggaggagcccgGCTCCCAGGCGCCGGGGAAGGAGAAGTACCAGGTCTCCATGGACGTGAGCAGCTTCTCCCCAGCTGAGCTGATGGTGAGACGGGCCGGGAGGAAGCTGACGGTGACGG AGGCTGGAGCCTGCTCCCACGAGTACCGAGAGATCCGCAGAGAAACTCTCCTGCCGGAAGCCGTGAACGTGcaggccctgctctgctccctgtcccag gATGGGCAGCTCTGCATCGCGGCGCCACATCTGGCCCTGCCAGCTGCCGAAGGGAGAGCCCTTCCCATCAGCGTCTGCCAGGGGGTGAAGGCCGGAGAAGGAAGCCTGGCCACGGAGGGAAAGGAGCCGGGGAGCGGCGAGACGGAGAGAGCGAGGGGCCCAGCCCCTGAGATTCCTGAAACCAACAACGAAGTCTCATAA